A genome region from Anabaena sphaerica FACHB-251 includes the following:
- a CDS encoding TIGR04168 family protein — MTSQKTQSITLKIAVIGDVHDQWEVEDGIALKHLGVDLVLFVGDFGNESVDVVRAIASLDIPKAAVMGNHDAWYTATEWGRKKCPYDRTKEDWVQEQLDLLGSAQVGYGKLDFPDWNLTVVGGRPFTWGGPEWRFADICKERYGVSSLEESADKIVQVVKSVTCENIIFLGHNGPSGLGDRPEDPCGKDWHPIGGDFGDPDLAEAISQSLNMKKTVSLVTFGHMHRTLRHTKKLQRKAVFRSPEGTIYLNAATVPRIVEENGVKLRNFSLVDLEGGVVTKASLVWVGKDFQVAAEEIFYNSSLSVVPIL, encoded by the coding sequence ATGACAAGTCAGAAAACTCAATCAATAACCCTCAAAATTGCTGTAATTGGCGATGTTCACGACCAATGGGAAGTAGAAGACGGTATAGCACTCAAGCATCTGGGTGTTGATTTGGTGCTGTTTGTCGGAGATTTCGGGAATGAGTCAGTGGATGTGGTCAGAGCGATCGCTTCCCTGGATATTCCCAAAGCAGCGGTAATGGGCAACCACGACGCATGGTACACTGCTACTGAATGGGGACGGAAAAAGTGTCCCTACGACCGCACTAAGGAAGACTGGGTACAGGAACAACTCGATTTATTAGGATCTGCCCAAGTCGGTTATGGTAAGTTGGATTTTCCAGATTGGAATTTAACTGTAGTGGGTGGTCGTCCTTTTACCTGGGGTGGACCAGAATGGAGATTTGCTGATATCTGTAAAGAACGGTATGGTGTCTCTAGTCTGGAGGAGTCCGCAGATAAAATCGTGCAAGTGGTGAAAAGCGTTACTTGTGAAAATATTATTTTTCTAGGACACAATGGACCGAGTGGTTTAGGCGATCGCCCTGAAGACCCCTGTGGAAAAGATTGGCATCCTATCGGTGGTGATTTTGGTGATCCAGATTTAGCAGAAGCGATTTCTCAAAGTCTCAACATGAAGAAAACTGTTTCCCTAGTCACTTTTGGTCATATGCACCGCACTCTGCGCCATACTAAAAAGCTGCAAAGGAAGGCTGTTTTTAGAAGTCCAGAGGGAACAATTTATTTAAATGCCGCTACTGTACCCCGAATTGTCGAAGAAAATGGCGTAAAACTGCGGAATTTTTCCCTGGTTGACCTAGAGGGGGGTGTGGTAACAAAAGCTTCTCTCGTTTGGGTGGGTAAGGACTTCCAGGTGGCTGCTGAGGAAATTTTTTATAATTCTTCTCTTTCAGTAGTGCCAATTCTGTAA